From Candidatus Eisenbacteria bacterium, the proteins below share one genomic window:
- the dnaK gene encoding molecular chaperone DnaK — translation MPKVIGIDLGTTNSCVSIMEGGDTTVITNAEGARITPSVVAIAESGERLVGQIARRQAITNPENTIFAIKRLIGRRYDDAEVQKATKVLPYKIVKADNGDAWVEIRGKKYSPAEVSAMIVQKMKQTAEDYLGEKVTEAVITVPAYFNDAQRQATKDAGRIAGLDVKRIVNEPTAAALAYGLDKKKDEKIVVFDLGGGTFDVSILEIGDGVVEVKATNGDTFLGGEDFDQRVIDYLADEFKKDQGIDLRKDRMALQRLKEAAEKAKAELSTVTETDINLPFVTADQSGPKHLNMKLTRAKLEALCADLLDRLEGPCVTALKDAKLTTREIDEVVLVGGMTRMPAVQARVKKLFNKEPHKGVNPDEVVAIGAAVQGAVLSGDVKDVLLLDVTPLSLGIETLGGVFTKLIDKNTTIPTRKSQVFSTAGDNQSAVTIRVFQGEREMAGDNKLLGQFDLVGIPPAPRGVPQVEVTFDIDANGIVHVSAKDLGTGKEQSIQITASSGLSKEEIDKMVKDAASHADEDRKKRETIDARNQLDGLVYQTEKTLGEHGASLDPTAKGEIDSALAEAKKALESEDASAIKAAADTLARASHKLAEAMYSKATKPDGGGATDGAGPSGGAKSKDDVVEAEFEEVKE, via the coding sequence ATGCCGAAGGTCATCGGAATCGACCTGGGGACGACGAACTCGTGCGTCTCCATCATGGAAGGCGGGGACACCACCGTCATCACCAACGCGGAAGGGGCACGGATCACCCCCTCGGTGGTCGCCATCGCGGAGAGCGGTGAGCGGCTGGTCGGCCAGATCGCGCGACGTCAGGCCATCACGAATCCCGAGAACACCATCTTCGCCATCAAGCGGCTGATCGGGCGGCGCTACGACGACGCCGAGGTGCAGAAGGCCACGAAGGTCCTGCCCTACAAGATCGTCAAGGCCGACAACGGCGACGCGTGGGTCGAGATCCGGGGCAAGAAGTACAGCCCGGCCGAGGTCTCGGCGATGATCGTCCAGAAGATGAAGCAGACCGCCGAGGACTACCTCGGCGAGAAGGTGACCGAGGCCGTCATCACGGTCCCGGCCTATTTCAACGACGCCCAGCGCCAGGCGACGAAGGACGCCGGCCGCATCGCGGGCCTCGACGTGAAGCGCATCGTGAACGAGCCCACCGCGGCGGCGCTCGCCTACGGTCTCGACAAGAAGAAGGACGAGAAGATCGTCGTGTTCGACCTGGGCGGCGGCACGTTCGACGTGTCGATCCTCGAGATCGGTGACGGCGTCGTCGAGGTGAAGGCCACCAACGGCGACACGTTCCTCGGCGGCGAGGACTTCGACCAGCGCGTGATCGACTACCTGGCCGACGAGTTCAAGAAGGACCAGGGCATCGACCTGCGCAAGGACCGCATGGCCCTCCAGCGTCTGAAGGAAGCCGCGGAGAAGGCGAAGGCCGAGCTCTCGACGGTGACCGAGACGGACATCAATCTGCCGTTCGTGACCGCCGACCAGAGCGGTCCGAAGCACCTCAACATGAAGCTCACGCGGGCGAAGCTCGAAGCCCTGTGCGCCGACCTGCTCGATCGGCTCGAAGGTCCGTGCGTCACCGCGCTGAAGGACGCGAAGCTCACCACGCGCGAGATCGACGAAGTCGTCCTGGTCGGCGGCATGACCCGCATGCCGGCCGTGCAGGCGCGCGTGAAGAAGCTCTTCAACAAGGAGCCGCACAAGGGCGTGAACCCCGACGAGGTCGTCGCGATCGGCGCCGCCGTGCAGGGCGCCGTGCTCTCCGGCGACGTGAAGGACGTGCTGCTCCTCGACGTGACGCCGCTCTCGCTCGGCATCGAGACGCTGGGCGGAGTGTTCACGAAGCTCATCGACAAGAACACGACCATTCCCACCCGCAAGAGCCAGGTCTTTTCCACCGCGGGCGACAACCAGTCCGCCGTCACCATCCGCGTCTTCCAGGGCGAGCGCGAGATGGCGGGCGACAACAAGCTCCTCGGCCAGTTCGACCTGGTGGGCATCCCGCCGGCACCTCGCGGCGTGCCGCAGGTCGAGGTCACGTTCGACATCGACGCGAACGGCATCGTGCACGTCTCTGCGAAGGATCTCGGCACCGGCAAGGAGCAGTCGATCCAGATCACGGCGTCGAGCGGTCTCAGCAAGGAAGAGATCGACAAGATGGTGAAGGACGCCGCCTCGCACGCCGACGAGGACCGCAAGAAGCGCGAGACGATCGACGCACGCAACCAGCTCGACGGGCTGGTCTACCAAACCGAGAAGACGCTCGGCGAGCACGGCGCGTCGCTCGACCCGACGGCGAAGGGCGAGATCGACTCCGCCCTGGCCGAGGCCAAGAAGGCGCTCGAGTCCGAGGATGCGTCGGCCATCAAGGCCGCGGCCGACACCCTCGCGCGGGCTTCGCACAAGCTGGCCGAGGCGATGTACAGCAAGGCGACCAAGCCGGACGGCGGCGGCGCGACCGACGGCGCGGGACCGAGCGGCGGCGCCAAGAGCAAGGACGACGTCGTCGAGGCGGAGTTCGAGGAAGTGAAGGAATAA
- the dnaJ gene encoding molecular chaperone DnaJ, which yields MKRDYYEVLGVSRTADDEALKKAYRKLALKYHPDKNPDGGRETEERFKELNEAYQILCDPQRRTQYDRFGHAAFEQGGGMGFDFGAGFDDIIGDLFGDFFGTGRGRSGRSRARRGADLQYQLTISFVEASRGCEKTLSIPRLTRCETCGGRGAKPGTTPQTCPQCNGSGQMRFQQGFFSIAKTCGKCGGQGQIVTSPCPSCEGAGARRMTYTVNVKIPAGVDQGSRLKLRGEGEAGESGGPSGDLYVLLDVEEHPIFTRDGNDLVCEVPISITQAALGTELEVPTLDGSAKVKVPAGTQSGHPFRLRGRGVPDVGGYGTGDQLVRVVVETPRKLTARQRELLEEFAKQAGEDVHPLSKSFFDKVKSMLG from the coding sequence ATGAAACGCGACTACTACGAGGTGCTCGGCGTCTCACGGACGGCCGACGACGAGGCGCTGAAGAAGGCGTACCGGAAGCTCGCTCTCAAGTATCACCCCGACAAGAACCCCGACGGTGGTCGCGAGACCGAGGAGCGCTTCAAGGAGCTGAACGAGGCCTACCAGATCCTCTGCGACCCCCAGCGTCGCACCCAGTACGACCGCTTCGGGCACGCCGCGTTCGAGCAGGGCGGCGGCATGGGCTTCGACTTCGGCGCCGGGTTCGACGACATCATCGGCGATCTCTTCGGCGACTTCTTCGGGACGGGCCGGGGACGGTCCGGGCGCTCGCGGGCGCGCCGCGGCGCCGACCTGCAGTACCAGCTCACGATCTCGTTCGTCGAAGCCAGCCGCGGCTGCGAGAAGACGCTCTCGATCCCGCGCCTCACGCGCTGCGAGACGTGCGGGGGCCGCGGCGCCAAGCCCGGTACCACGCCGCAGACCTGCCCGCAGTGCAACGGCTCGGGCCAGATGCGCTTCCAGCAGGGCTTTTTCTCGATCGCGAAGACGTGCGGGAAGTGCGGCGGGCAGGGGCAGATCGTCACGAGCCCGTGTCCGTCCTGCGAGGGCGCCGGGGCGCGCCGGATGACGTACACCGTCAACGTGAAGATCCCCGCCGGCGTCGACCAGGGCTCGCGCCTGAAGCTGCGCGGCGAAGGCGAGGCCGGCGAGAGCGGCGGCCCGTCGGGCGACCTGTACGTGCTGCTCGACGTCGAAGAGCACCCCATCTTCACGCGCGACGGCAACGACCTCGTGTGCGAGGTCCCGATCAGCATCACGCAGGCGGCGCTCGGCACCGAGCTCGAGGTGCCGACCCTCGACGGGAGCGCCAAGGTGAAGGTGCCCGCCGGCACGCAGTCGGGCCACCCGTTCCGGCTGCGAGGCCGCGGGGTGCCGGACGTCGGGGGCTACGGAACCGGCGACCAGCTCGTCCGGGTCGTCGTCGAGACGCCGCGCAAGCTCACCGCGCGCCAGCGCGAGCTCCTGGAGGAGTTCGCGAAGCAAGCCGGCGAGGACGTTCACCCGCTGTCGAAGAGCTTCTTCGACAAGGTGAAGTCCATGCTCGGCTAG
- the thiL gene encoding thiamine-phosphate kinase, whose product MPRRLSELGEHGWIATVVRRLGRPRGAVRVGPGDDAAALRVGGATLLVTTDSLVDGVHFRRGWLAPRALGERAFRVNASDLAAMGGRPLAAVMALEVPPTTPVRTLDGIVAGFVADARRHGADLAGGNVTRGARLAVTVTLLGRAGRRIVRRAGARPGDLVCVTGALGATGTAVHARRAGRTAPLPRVPDRLAAGGLLATVASAMIDVSDGLLQDLGHVCRASRVAMRIDAARVPVATACRRRFGKRAPIVAATAGEDYELAFTLARRRLPALARRLRRIGCRVTPIGVVLAGPPAVVLVDARGETVHPPRRGFDHLRLAGRRSRG is encoded by the coding sequence GTGCCGCGGCGCCTCTCCGAGCTCGGCGAGCACGGCTGGATCGCGACGGTCGTGCGCCGGCTCGGACGCCCGCGCGGCGCCGTGCGGGTCGGACCCGGCGACGACGCGGCCGCGCTCCGGGTCGGCGGCGCGACGCTCCTCGTCACCACTGACAGCCTCGTCGACGGCGTGCACTTCCGCCGCGGATGGCTCGCGCCGCGTGCGCTCGGCGAGCGGGCGTTTCGCGTGAACGCGAGCGACCTCGCGGCGATGGGCGGACGACCGCTGGCGGCCGTCATGGCGCTCGAGGTTCCGCCCACGACGCCGGTGCGGACGCTCGACGGGATCGTCGCCGGCTTCGTCGCGGACGCGCGCCGGCACGGCGCCGATCTCGCCGGTGGCAACGTCACGCGCGGCGCCCGCCTCGCCGTCACCGTCACGCTGCTCGGGCGCGCCGGGCGCCGCATCGTCAGGCGAGCCGGCGCGCGCCCCGGCGACCTCGTCTGCGTGACCGGGGCGCTCGGAGCGACGGGGACGGCGGTGCACGCCCGGCGCGCGGGACGCACGGCGCCGCTGCCGCGCGTCCCCGATCGACTCGCCGCGGGCGGGCTGCTGGCGACGGTCGCGAGCGCGATGATCGACGTCTCCGACGGCCTTCTGCAGGACCTCGGGCACGTCTGCCGGGCGAGCCGCGTCGCGATGCGGATCGACGCGGCGCGGGTGCCGGTGGCGACCGCGTGCCGCCGCCGGTTCGGCAAGCGCGCCCCGATCGTCGCGGCGACGGCCGGCGAGGACTACGAGCTCGCCTTCACGCTCGCCCGCCGCCGCCTTCCGGCGCTCGCGCGGCGGCTGCGGCGCATCGGCTGTCGCGTGACGCCGATCGGCGTCGTCCTCGCGGGGCCGCCCGCGGTCGTGCTGGTCGACGCGCGGGGCGAGACGGTGCACCCACCGCGTCGAGGCTTCGACCACTTGCGACTTGCTGGACGCCGGTCTCGCGGCTAA
- the larB gene encoding nickel pincer cofactor biosynthesis protein LarB yields MDREQLADLLRALARGEQTVDAALDRLRALPFEDLGFARLDHHRSLRNGFGEVVFGAGKTAEQIVAIADRLATAAGNVLVTRLDADAAAALGRAVPGFRYHDVARLAIRQVRPVEPIGTGPLFVLSAGTADLPVAEEAALSAEFLGARVERLYDVGVAGIHRLLAEHQRLWEAAVLVVVAGMEGALPSVVGGLVDRPVIGVPTSVGYGASFGGIAALLAMLNSCAAGVTIVNIDNGFGAAAAAVRILQRSS; encoded by the coding sequence ATGGATCGGGAGCAGCTCGCGGATCTCCTCCGTGCGCTCGCCCGAGGCGAGCAGACGGTGGACGCCGCGCTGGACCGCCTGCGCGCACTCCCGTTCGAAGATCTCGGCTTCGCGCGTCTCGACCATCATCGCAGCCTGCGCAACGGCTTCGGTGAGGTCGTCTTCGGCGCCGGCAAGACGGCGGAGCAGATCGTCGCGATCGCCGATCGGCTCGCGACGGCCGCCGGCAACGTTCTGGTGACCCGCCTCGACGCCGACGCCGCGGCAGCGCTCGGCCGCGCCGTGCCGGGCTTCCGCTACCACGACGTCGCGCGGCTCGCGATCCGACAGGTCCGGCCGGTGGAGCCGATCGGGACGGGCCCGCTCTTCGTGCTGAGCGCCGGCACCGCCGACCTCCCGGTGGCCGAGGAGGCAGCCCTCTCCGCCGAGTTCCTCGGCGCGCGCGTCGAGCGGCTGTACGACGTGGGGGTGGCGGGCATCCACCGGCTGCTCGCCGAGCACCAGCGCCTGTGGGAGGCCGCCGTCCTCGTCGTCGTCGCGGGGATGGAAGGCGCCCTGCCGAGCGTCGTGGGCGGCCTCGTCGATCGCCCGGTCATCGGCGTGCCGACCAGCGTCGGCTACGGCGCCAGCTTCGGGGGCATCGCGGCGCTCCTGGCGATGCTGAACTCCTGCGCCGCGGGCGTCACCATCGTCAACATCGACAACGGCTTCGGTGCCGCGGCCGCCGCGGTGCGGATCCTGCAGCGGTCCTCGTGA
- a CDS encoding AarF/UbiB family protein yields the protein MAEITSGRARRLLSVGSLTSAVGGSYIWQALKRPFQSSERADEDLLAVHIRNAERMVAGSTELRGAFMKLVQMLSMRTDLFPAEALERLAVVQSSVPPMPYERVREVLTRELGSPPEKAFRRFEREAFAAASLGQVHRGELHDGTAVAVKVQYPGIAETVTQDIRNVRALVRALTTVVRDVMRQDFDREEVVAELEARLREELDYTREAANIERFRRLLASDREVTIPRVYPALSTRCVLTMQYLEGYPLQEILAPGVDPALRRWVAEKLFRLLWRQVLEFGVLHGDPHPGNYLVTHHPKIALLDFGSVRVFEPEIRAGYLRLARGLLARDDREIAAACVALGFAKDDPAPVVQMMHVVCEPLERDEPFDPAQYDLVDRGMQVTQLALVHRIFHAPGHPVLLLRALAGLDGYLKQCGAVLNWHRIFRDVVSAIPDTERTCA from the coding sequence ATGGCCGAGATCACGAGCGGTCGCGCCCGGCGCCTCCTGTCGGTGGGCAGCCTCACGTCGGCCGTGGGCGGCAGCTACATCTGGCAGGCGCTCAAGCGGCCGTTCCAGTCCTCGGAGCGGGCGGACGAGGATCTCCTCGCCGTCCACATCCGCAACGCCGAGCGCATGGTGGCCGGCTCCACGGAGCTCCGCGGTGCGTTCATGAAGCTCGTGCAGATGCTCTCGATGCGCACGGATCTCTTTCCCGCCGAGGCGCTCGAACGTCTGGCCGTCGTCCAGTCGAGCGTCCCGCCGATGCCGTACGAGCGGGTGCGCGAGGTGCTGACGCGCGAGCTGGGATCGCCCCCTGAGAAGGCGTTCCGGCGCTTCGAGCGGGAGGCGTTCGCCGCGGCGTCGCTCGGGCAGGTGCATCGTGGGGAGCTCCACGACGGCACCGCCGTCGCGGTGAAGGTGCAGTACCCCGGCATCGCGGAGACGGTGACGCAGGACATCCGCAACGTGCGGGCCCTCGTGCGCGCGCTCACGACCGTCGTCCGGGACGTCATGCGGCAGGACTTCGACCGCGAAGAGGTGGTCGCCGAGCTGGAAGCGCGCCTGCGCGAGGAGCTCGACTACACACGCGAGGCGGCGAACATCGAACGCTTCCGGCGCCTGCTCGCGTCCGACCGCGAGGTGACGATCCCACGCGTGTATCCGGCGCTCAGCACGCGCTGCGTGCTGACGATGCAGTACCTCGAAGGCTACCCGCTGCAGGAGATCCTGGCGCCCGGCGTCGACCCCGCGCTGCGGCGCTGGGTGGCCGAGAAGCTCTTCCGCCTGCTCTGGCGTCAGGTGCTCGAGTTCGGGGTGCTGCACGGCGATCCGCATCCGGGCAACTACCTCGTGACGCACCACCCGAAGATCGCCCTGCTCGACTTCGGCTCCGTGCGCGTCTTCGAGCCGGAGATCCGCGCCGGCTACCTCCGGCTCGCGCGCGGCCTGCTGGCGCGCGACGACCGCGAGATCGCGGCCGCCTGCGTCGCCCTCGGCTTTGCGAAGGACGATCCCGCGCCGGTCGTGCAGATGATGCACGTCGTGTGCGAGCCGCTCGAGCGCGACGAGCCGTTCGATCCCGCACAGTACGATCTCGTCGATCGGGGCATGCAGGTGACGCAGCTCGCCCTCGTGCATCGCATCTTCCACGCCCCCGGCCACCCGGTGCTGCTCCTGCGGGCGCTCGCGGGGCTCGACGGGTACTTGAAGCAGTGCGGGGCCGTGCTCAACTGGCACCGGATCTTCCGCGACGTCGTATCGGCCATTCCCGACACGGAAAGGACCTGCGCATGA
- a CDS encoding ACT domain-containing protein, whose amino-acid sequence MKRLFALSAIGRDRPGIVADLAELIYECDCNLEDSRMTLLGSEFAVLLLLSGQGDEVERRLSAGCKRLEWERRLTVFFRPVEDAVIPADELPGTQLECTIAGVDKAGIVARVARTLAGLRVNIEDLHTELRPEPGSGTPIYTMRILMRVPPGLEPRVLRTRLEQDAAALCVDITIAPPAGAA is encoded by the coding sequence ATGAAACGCCTGTTCGCGCTCTCCGCCATCGGCCGGGATCGCCCCGGCATCGTCGCCGACCTCGCCGAGCTCATCTACGAATGCGATTGCAACCTCGAGGACTCGCGCATGACGCTGCTCGGCTCCGAGTTCGCCGTGCTCCTGCTGCTCTCGGGGCAGGGCGACGAGGTCGAGCGACGTCTGTCGGCCGGCTGCAAGCGGCTCGAGTGGGAGAGGCGCCTCACGGTCTTCTTCCGGCCGGTCGAAGACGCCGTGATCCCCGCCGACGAGCTCCCGGGGACGCAGCTCGAATGCACGATCGCCGGAGTCGACAAAGCGGGCATCGTCGCGCGCGTCGCGCGGACGCTCGCGGGCCTTCGGGTGAACATCGAGGACCTGCACACGGAGCTCCGCCCGGAGCCCGGCTCGGGCACCCCGATCTACACGATGCGCATCCTGATGCGCGTCCCGCCCGGCCTCGAGCCGCGGGTCCTGCGGACGCGACTCGAGCAGGATGCGGCCGCCCTCTGCGTGGACATCACGATCGCGCCGCCCGCCGGCGCGGCGTGA
- a CDS encoding c-type cytochrome — protein MREGTWLVWALAIVAALETGWLAYPTVRRVVLSLEETPASRGHRLAAELGCFACHGPEGGGGTKNPGSQEGEVPAFTEQTQMMYVKTPDDLREYILDGAPKRRREDPDYRARMEAAALRMPAYRGLVSGSQVEDLVAYLRATSGQILPDEAKATRGGELALEYHCMNCHGPFGAGGVSNPGSFKGYIPGFWGDDYDELVRSDDELHQWIADGEIPRISQHPIGGYFFRRQAAKMPAYGKLLPPDDIEALEAYVEWIHAGAWKPKLK, from the coding sequence GTGAGAGAGGGCACGTGGCTCGTCTGGGCGCTCGCCATCGTGGCGGCGCTCGAAACGGGGTGGCTCGCCTACCCGACGGTCCGGCGCGTCGTACTGTCCCTCGAGGAGACGCCGGCGAGCCGGGGGCACCGCCTCGCGGCCGAGCTCGGCTGCTTCGCGTGCCACGGCCCCGAAGGCGGCGGCGGCACCAAGAATCCCGGCAGCCAGGAGGGCGAGGTCCCGGCGTTCACCGAGCAGACGCAGATGATGTACGTGAAGACGCCCGACGACCTCCGCGAGTACATCCTCGACGGCGCCCCGAAGCGGCGACGCGAGGACCCCGACTATCGCGCCCGCATGGAAGCGGCGGCGCTCCGGATGCCGGCGTACCGCGGGCTCGTCTCCGGGTCGCAGGTGGAGGACCTGGTCGCGTACCTCCGTGCCACCTCGGGACAGATCCTCCCCGACGAGGCGAAGGCGACGCGCGGCGGCGAGCTGGCCCTGGAGTACCACTGCATGAACTGTCACGGCCCGTTCGGCGCGGGCGGCGTCTCGAACCCCGGGTCGTTCAAGGGCTACATCCCCGGCTTCTGGGGCGACGACTACGACGAGCTCGTGCGCAGCGACGACGAGCTGCACCAATGGATCGCCGACGGCGAGATCCCGCGCATCTCGCAGCATCCGATCGGCGGCTATTTCTTCCGGCGCCAGGCCGCGAAGATGCCCGCGTACGGGAAGCTGCTGCCGCCGGACGACATCGAAGCGCTCGAGGCGTACGTCGAGTGGATCCACGCCGGCGCGTGGAAGCCGAAGCTCAAGTGA
- a CDS encoding cold-shock protein, with the protein MAQGKVKWFNGQKGYGFITTDEGEDVFVHYSAIGGSGFRSLEQGQRVSFEVTQGPKGLQAANVAKVD; encoded by the coding sequence GTGGCACAGGGCAAGGTGAAGTGGTTCAACGGTCAGAAAGGCTACGGCTTCATCACGACTGACGAGGGCGAAGACGTCTTCGTGCACTATTCCGCCATCGGCGGGAGTGGCTTCCGCTCGCTCGAGCAGGGACAGCGCGTGTCGTTCGAGGTGACGCAGGGGCCCAAGGGGCTCCAGGCGGCAAACGTCGCCAAGGTCGATTGA
- a CDS encoding lysophospholipid acyltransferase family protein: MAYLGLRAVMGGLAMLPLGVAMRVTEAVALVAYVCDRPHRRVGMQNLAIAFPERSLGERRRILRVSFLNLGRMVAELAHLPHLTDDDLRRMVVFENEAWWAENIAAPRETGGLVLSGHFGNWELLVFAHGMRGYPVSMVHRAIANPLVDRWLNALRARAGTRLVRKRHAAGGVLKALHDRELLVLPFDQNSTRGLGVFVDFFGLPASTNSGMARLSLRSGAPAVPVFIVREGRGARHRVHVLPLMYAERSGDLEKDVRINTQRYSDVFESMVRRYPEQWFWVHKRWKTRPAGEPKLY, from the coding sequence ATGGCGTACCTCGGCCTGCGCGCCGTGATGGGCGGTCTCGCCATGCTGCCGCTCGGCGTGGCGATGCGCGTGACCGAGGCAGTGGCGCTGGTCGCGTACGTGTGCGACCGGCCGCACCGCCGGGTCGGCATGCAGAACCTGGCGATCGCGTTCCCCGAGCGCTCCCTGGGCGAGCGCCGGCGGATCCTGCGGGTCTCGTTCCTGAATCTCGGGCGCATGGTGGCCGAGCTGGCGCACCTGCCGCACCTCACCGACGACGATCTGCGGCGGATGGTGGTCTTCGAGAACGAGGCGTGGTGGGCCGAGAACATCGCCGCGCCGCGCGAGACCGGCGGCCTCGTCCTGTCGGGGCACTTCGGCAACTGGGAGCTCCTCGTCTTCGCGCACGGCATGCGCGGCTATCCGGTCTCGATGGTGCATCGGGCGATCGCGAACCCGCTCGTCGACCGGTGGCTCAATGCCCTGCGGGCTCGTGCCGGCACGCGCCTCGTGCGCAAGCGTCACGCGGCGGGCGGGGTGCTGAAGGCCCTCCACGACCGCGAGCTCCTGGTCCTGCCGTTCGACCAGAATTCGACGCGCGGGCTCGGCGTGTTCGTCGACTTCTTCGGGCTCCCCGCCAGCACGAACTCCGGCATGGCCCGCCTCTCCCTACGCAGCGGCGCCCCCGCCGTCCCGGTGTTCATCGTGCGGGAGGGGCGGGGCGCCCGCCATCGCGTGCACGTCTTGCCCCTCATGTATGCGGAGCGTAGTGGTGATCTCGAAAAGGACGTGCGGATCAACACACAACGGTACTCCGACGTGTTCGAGAGCATGGTGCGCCGCTACCCGGAGCAATGGTTCTGGGTGCACAAGCGGTGGAAGACCCGCCCCGCGGGCGAGCCGAAGCTGTACTGA
- a CDS encoding response regulator transcription factor, giving the protein MDKIRVVLVDDHTVVRQGLRRILESDDEIEIVGEAGDGRTAIDLAQKLRPHVVVMDVAMPELNGIEATRQIMKRVEGVKVLVLSMHDDDVYVRQALKAGARGYLLKDAEDLDLIKAVKAIRGGGSVFSPPVSRVVLSGYLGDRPEGDGEDSVAQLTDREREVLQLIAEGRTNKEVASALSVSINTVETHRKHIMEKLDLHNTAELVRFAIRKKIVH; this is encoded by the coding sequence ATGGACAAGATCCGGGTCGTCCTGGTTGACGATCACACCGTCGTCCGCCAGGGCCTGCGGCGGATCCTCGAATCGGACGACGAGATCGAGATCGTCGGCGAGGCGGGCGACGGGCGCACGGCGATCGACCTCGCCCAGAAGCTGCGCCCGCACGTGGTCGTGATGGACGTGGCGATGCCCGAGCTGAACGGCATCGAGGCGACGCGCCAGATCATGAAGCGCGTCGAGGGCGTGAAGGTGCTCGTGCTCTCGATGCACGACGACGACGTCTACGTCCGCCAGGCGCTCAAGGCGGGCGCCCGCGGTTACCTGCTGAAGGACGCCGAGGACCTGGATCTCATCAAGGCGGTGAAGGCGATCCGCGGCGGCGGCTCGGTCTTCAGCCCGCCGGTCTCTCGTGTGGTTCTCTCGGGCTACCTGGGCGACCGGCCTGAGGGCGACGGCGAGGACAGCGTCGCGCAGCTGACGGATCGCGAGCGCGAGGTGCTGCAGCTCATCGCGGAGGGCCGGACCAACAAGGAGGTCGCGAGCGCTCTCTCGGTCTCGATCAACACGGTCGAGACACATCGCAAGCACATCATGGAGAAGCTCGATCTGCACAACACGGCGGAGCTCGTCCGGTTCGCGATCCGGAAGAAGATCGTGCACTAG
- a CDS encoding helix-turn-helix domain-containing protein produces MGKSPLQQAREAPGSTKARILAAAEDVFAARGFEGAGTREIAARAGVNISSLHYHWASKETLYVAVFHDIFERLLDLLRATLARPDDQRDREVVVSRVMRELVAFMADHPTVPKLLARRLLETDVDLGIDREVLVPAWTAFTEQMGRTGRRMSDTESRLFMLSAHSVLLIYMLDSPSYQSLLGGSVFRAPLREQVERHLVRLVEALLEP; encoded by the coding sequence GTGGGAAAATCGCCGTTGCAGCAGGCGCGCGAGGCGCCGGGGTCGACCAAGGCGCGCATCCTGGCGGCGGCGGAGGACGTGTTCGCGGCGCGCGGGTTCGAGGGCGCGGGGACGCGGGAGATCGCCGCCCGGGCGGGCGTCAACATCTCGAGCCTGCACTACCACTGGGCGTCCAAGGAGACGCTCTACGTCGCGGTCTTCCACGACATCTTCGAGCGCCTGCTGGATCTCCTGCGCGCCACGCTCGCCCGCCCCGACGACCAGCGCGATCGCGAGGTCGTCGTGTCGCGCGTCATGCGGGAGCTGGTCGCCTTCATGGCCGACCACCCGACGGTGCCAAAGCTCCTCGCCCGGCGCCTCCTCGAGACCGACGTCGACCTCGGCATCGACCGCGAGGTCCTCGTCCCGGCGTGGACCGCCTTCACCGAGCAGATGGGACGGACGGGACGGCGCATGTCCGATACCGAGTCGCGCCTGTTCATGCTGTCGGCGCACTCGGTGCTCCTCATCTACATGCTCGACAGCCCCTCCTATCAGAGCCTGCTCGGCGGGAGCGTGTTCCGCGCGCCGCTGCGCGAGCAGGTGGAACGCCACCTCGTGCGACTCGTCGAGGCACTGCTGGAACCCTGA